A window from Vicinamibacteria bacterium encodes these proteins:
- a CDS encoding DUF2806 domain-containing protein → MGDEENRKALNVDIKVDVGLDKLIETIGAHFEPQRIVRVARAEAEAALIKDNTGAKLLARAEKREQQRKIRQQQNVEAIVGGAVPLLLPEHVSGEKVDPDWTAAFFDYAQDVSDAKMRILWSKILAGEVSQPGTFSRRTLAAVGLLSQGDADLFTEFCSYVWTINGFGFHVQPDHTRAVLEAAGIEFAHLTHLASVGLVTFESIVLMHARLDDHKPNLFAYQDRTFEATIEPGTGGAQRVSVIPLTTVGTELAPISGAKFDEPYLTRCLAQFEATGIRCTPK, encoded by the coding sequence TTGGGCGACGAAGAAAACAGAAAGGCACTGAACGTGGACATCAAGGTCGATGTCGGCCTCGATAAACTAATTGAGACGATAGGAGCCCACTTCGAACCACAGCGCATCGTCCGCGTCGCTCGCGCCGAAGCGGAGGCCGCGCTCATAAAAGACAACACCGGGGCCAAGCTTCTTGCCCGCGCCGAGAAGCGCGAACAACAGAGGAAGATTCGGCAGCAGCAGAACGTCGAGGCTATTGTCGGAGGAGCGGTGCCACTACTTCTCCCCGAGCACGTGTCCGGCGAGAAGGTCGACCCCGATTGGACAGCCGCATTCTTTGACTACGCGCAGGACGTTAGCGATGCGAAGATGCGAATCCTGTGGTCGAAGATCCTCGCAGGGGAGGTGTCGCAGCCCGGGACGTTTTCACGTCGCACGCTGGCCGCTGTTGGTCTGCTCTCCCAGGGAGACGCGGACTTGTTTACGGAATTCTGTTCGTATGTCTGGACGATCAATGGCTTCGGCTTTCACGTTCAGCCAGACCACACTAGAGCCGTACTGGAGGCGGCTGGAATCGAATTCGCTCATCTGACCCATCTTGCCTCCGTTGGCCTCGTGACCTTCGAATCGATAGTACTCATGCACGCGCGACTAGACGACCACAAGCCCAACCTCTTCGCGTACCAGGACCGCACGTTCGAGGCGACGATAGAACCCGGCACGGGCGGAGCACAGAGAGTGTCGGTAATACCCCTCACGACCGTCGGCACGGAGCTGGCACCGATATCTGGAGCGAAGTTCGACGAGCCTTATCTCACGCGGTGCCTCGCACAGTTCGAGGCCACAGGGATTCGGTGCACTCCAAAGTGA